In Apium graveolens cultivar Ventura chromosome 10, ASM990537v1, whole genome shotgun sequence, the following are encoded in one genomic region:
- the LOC141690952 gene encoding uncharacterized protein LOC141690952 — protein sequence MGDCRQTHQICSLLAIRENLNLESLALLYMNDIVRLHENPVLIVSDRDPRFTSRFWKGFQKAWGTKLNYSTTFHPQFDGQLERTVQTLEDMLRACALEWYRNWDDYLPLVEFVYNNSWQSSIDMVPFEELYGRKCRTPICWNEVGEKLLEGPDLVQVTTDKETRSSLRYLLREAFSDSVRRYPLDAFREDLSYEEEADAILAREERVLRKNTIPFVKILWKNHDVREATWETEDSVRARYPYLFESGWQEVAVVEILRGMIISRLL from the exons atgggtgatTGTAGACAGACTCACCAAATTTGCTCACTTTTGGCAATCCGTGAGAACCTGAACTTGGAGAGCTTAGCGCTATTATACATGAATGATATTGTTAGACTACACGAGAATCCAGTTTTGATCGTATCAGACAGAGATCCAAGATTCACTTCAAGGTTTTGGAAAGGATTTCAAAAGGCATGGGGTACCAAGTTGAATTATAGCACAACTTTTCATCCACAGTTTGATGGGCAGTTAGAGAGGACCGTTCAGACCTTGGAGGATATGTTGCGAGCATGTGCATTAGAGTGGTATAGAAATTGGGATGACTATTTGCCTTTGGTTGAATTTGTTTATAATAACAGTTGGCAGAGCAGCATTGATATGGTTCCTTTTGAAGAACTCTATGGGCGCAAGTGCAGAACACCTATTTGTTGGAATGAAGTAGGAGAGAAACTTTTGGAGGGTCCCGATCTAGTCCAAGTCACTACAGATAAG GAGACAAGGTCTTCCTTAAGGTATCTCCTCAGAGAGGCATTCAGCGATTCAGTCAGAAGG TATCCCTTAGATGCATTTCGTGAAGATTTGTCTTATGAAGAAGAAGCTGATGCTATATTGGCGAGGGAGGAGAGAGTGTTGCGCAAGAACACGATCCCTTTTGTtaaaattttatggaaaaatcatgATGTTCGCGAAGCTACTTGGGAAACCGAGGATTCAGTTCGCGCAAGATATCCGTACCTCTTCGAATCAG